From a single Arachis hypogaea cultivar Tifrunner chromosome 3, arahy.Tifrunner.gnm2.J5K5, whole genome shotgun sequence genomic region:
- the LOC112790862 gene encoding uncharacterized protein isoform X2 translates to MKDPDKIIWEHARSPKSGTPLGGAAASQHRTLPKLLVLLILFVSVTYVVYTLKLLTTSRDCHEPPFSTHTHILSGIGLTAIPTINATASTLRLLNRTSAVTRRESRETATDQTQLRHVVFGIAASSKLWEKRKNYIKLWYKANEMRGVVWLDNKVSSGGMGEGLPPVRISGDTSKFSYTNKQGHRSAIRISRIVSETLALGMENVRWFVMGDDDTVFVTENLIRVLRKYDHNQFYYIGSLSESHLQNIYFSYGMAYGGGGFAISYPLAKALQTMQDRCIQRYPGLYGSDDRMQACMAELGVPLTKEAGFHQPPQFPPTPIVFLSQKKNPSQASSQLLTLANRWQLPLCQRLC, encoded by the exons ATGAAAGATCCGGACAAGATAATTTGGGAACACGCTAGGAGTCCCAAATCCGGCACCCCTCTAGGTGGCGCCGCCGCCTCACAGCACAGAACATTGCCCAAGCTTCTGGTTCTGCTTATCCTCTTCGTTTCAGTCACCTACGTCGTCTACACACTCAAGCTCCTCACCACCTCACGTGACTGTCACGAGCCCCCATTTTCCACCCACACCCACATCCTCTCAGGAATAGGACTAACCGCAATCCCCACCATCAATGCCACCGCCTCCACCCTCAGGCTCTTGAACCGCACTTCCGCCGTCACTCGCCGCGAATCTCGGGAAACCGCCACCGACCAGACACAGCTCCGCCACGTTGTCTTCGGGATCGCGGCCTCGTCGAAGCTCTGGGAGAAGAGGAAGAACTACATCAAGCTATGGTACAAGGCGAACGAGATGCGCGGCGTGGTGTGGCTGGACAACAAGGTTAGCTCCGGCGGGATGGGAGAGGGGCTGCCGCCGGTGAGAATCTCGGGCGACACTTCGAAGTTCTCGTACACGAACAAGCAGGGACACCGTTCGGCGATCAGGATCTCGCGGATCGTGTCGGAGACGCTGGCGCTGGGAATGGAGAACGTGCGGTGGTTCGTGATGGGCGACGACGACACTGTTTTCGTGACGGAGAATCTAATTAGGGTTCTGAGGAAGTACGATCACAACCAGTTCTACTACATTGGGAGCTTATCGGAGAGCCACCTTCAGAACATATACTTCTCTTACGGCATGGCCTACGGCGGCGGAGGGTTCGCCATCAGCTACCCTCTGGCCAAGGCCCTCCAGACAATGCAGGACCGCTGCATTCAGAGGTACCCTGGTTTGTACGGCTCCGATGACCGGATGCAGGCTTGCATGGCTGAACTCGGTGTTCCACTCACCAAGGAGGCCGGGTTTCACCAG CCTCCCCAATTCCCACCCACACCCATCGTATTTCTCTCCCAAAAGAAGAACCCTAGCCAAGCTTCCTCACAGTTACTCACCCTAGCAAATCGGTGGCAGCTTCCTCTCTGTCAACGTCTTTGTTAG
- the LOC112790862 gene encoding uncharacterized protein isoform X1: MKDPDKIIWEHARSPKSGTPLGGAAASQHRTLPKLLVLLILFVSVTYVVYTLKLLTTSRDCHEPPFSTHTHILSGIGLTAIPTINATASTLRLLNRTSAVTRRESRETATDQTQLRHVVFGIAASSKLWEKRKNYIKLWYKANEMRGVVWLDNKVSSGGMGEGLPPVRISGDTSKFSYTNKQGHRSAIRISRIVSETLALGMENVRWFVMGDDDTVFVTENLIRVLRKYDHNQFYYIGSLSESHLQNIYFSYGMAYGGGGFAISYPLAKALQTMQDRCIQRYPGLYGSDDRMQACMAELGVPLTKEAGFHQYDVYGNLFGLLAAHPVTPLVSLHHLDVVEPIFPNVSRVEALQRLTVPMKLDSAGLMQQSICYDKSKSWTISVSWGFAVQIFRGVFSPREMEMPSRTFLNWYRRADYTAYAFNTRPVSRHPCQKPFVFYLSKARLNSTTQQTLTEYERHRIPHPECRWKMANPAFLDRVEVYKKPDPHLWDRAPRRNCCRVVKSSKKKKGTMVIHVGVCGEGEVSEA, encoded by the exons ATGAAAGATCCGGACAAGATAATTTGGGAACACGCTAGGAGTCCCAAATCCGGCACCCCTCTAGGTGGCGCCGCCGCCTCACAGCACAGAACATTGCCCAAGCTTCTGGTTCTGCTTATCCTCTTCGTTTCAGTCACCTACGTCGTCTACACACTCAAGCTCCTCACCACCTCACGTGACTGTCACGAGCCCCCATTTTCCACCCACACCCACATCCTCTCAGGAATAGGACTAACCGCAATCCCCACCATCAATGCCACCGCCTCCACCCTCAGGCTCTTGAACCGCACTTCCGCCGTCACTCGCCGCGAATCTCGGGAAACCGCCACCGACCAGACACAGCTCCGCCACGTTGTCTTCGGGATCGCGGCCTCGTCGAAGCTCTGGGAGAAGAGGAAGAACTACATCAAGCTATGGTACAAGGCGAACGAGATGCGCGGCGTGGTGTGGCTGGACAACAAGGTTAGCTCCGGCGGGATGGGAGAGGGGCTGCCGCCGGTGAGAATCTCGGGCGACACTTCGAAGTTCTCGTACACGAACAAGCAGGGACACCGTTCGGCGATCAGGATCTCGCGGATCGTGTCGGAGACGCTGGCGCTGGGAATGGAGAACGTGCGGTGGTTCGTGATGGGCGACGACGACACTGTTTTCGTGACGGAGAATCTAATTAGGGTTCTGAGGAAGTACGATCACAACCAGTTCTACTACATTGGGAGCTTATCGGAGAGCCACCTTCAGAACATATACTTCTCTTACGGCATGGCCTACGGCGGCGGAGGGTTCGCCATCAGCTACCCTCTGGCCAAGGCCCTCCAGACAATGCAGGACCGCTGCATTCAGAGGTACCCTGGTTTGTACGGCTCCGATGACCGGATGCAGGCTTGCATGGCTGAACTCGGTGTTCCACTCACCAAGGAGGCCGGGTTTCACCAG TATGATGTGTATGGAAACTTGTTCGGGCTCCTTGCAGCTCATCCCGTGACTCCATTGGTGTCCCTGCACCACCTTGATGTGGTTGAGCCCATCTTTCCCAATGTGAGTCGCGTAGAAGCCCTTCAACGGCTTACGGTACCAATGAAGCTTGACTCAGCAGGCCTCATGCAGCAATCCATCTGCTACGACAAATCAAAGAGCTGGACCATTTCCGTTTCATGGGGTTTCGCGGTTCAGATATTCCGCGGCGTGTTTTCGCCCCGCGAGATGGAAATGCCTTCAAGAACATTCTTGAATTGGTATAGAAGAGCAGATTACACAGCATATGCATTTAACACGCGTCCAGTTAGCAGACACCCATGCCAGAAGCCTTTTGTGTTTTACCTGTCAAAGGCAAGATTGAATTCCACAACACAACAGACACTGACCGAATATGAGAGGCATCGCATTCCTCATCCTGAATGCCGCTGGAAGATGGCTAATCCCGCTTTTCTCGACAGAGTGGAGGTATATAAGAAGCCAGATCCACATCTATGGGATAGA GCTCCAAGGAGGAACTGTTGCAGAGTAGTCAAGTCTtctaagaagaagaaagggacaATGGTGATACATGTGGGGGTGTGTGGGGAAGGTGAGGTAAGCGAAGCATAG
- the LOC112779536 gene encoding uncharacterized protein, translated as MERFNKACLEIQDLPTKAVIMGLVNALREGPSSQSISKRHPTSLNDIQERAEKYINMEENARLREPNWRLGNPHQSKKKEREPKRKEEVGPKTPRRCHNNTPLRASLVDVYRKICHTEKLPSHPYPRMEVVISRITLNQLGAVISTPHLCMKFPTTEGIATIEEDQKLARKCYNESLNLRDKGKDVNTIELGGVRVRKELRPQLGGKPEEVQIGQKNGKWKMCIDYTDLHKACPKDPYPLPNIDAIVDSNLGYQYLSFMDAYSDYNQIPMYKSDQKITSFITPKANYWYVVMPFGLKNAGDAYQMFMNKVFSPHLGSLMKLYVDDMLVQIKDETSLLTDPSQVFGTIRKHGMRLNPTKCTFAVQAGKFLGFMLTQKGIEANLDKCKAILNSCLKKVQQLNVRLAALSRFLVGSALRSLPLFSLLRKGCQFEWTPEREEAFQKFKIFLSQFPILTWPKAGEELVLYLVVAEKAMASAIIREDEVGQHPIYFTSKVLQGSELRYQKLEKFAYALIVAARRLRPYFQAHTIRVQTNQPMKQILHKTDIAARMIQWAIELSKFDLKYETQTAIKAQCFTDFIAEYTGDHIEASTTWELYVDGSSNKVGSGVGIILVNQEGTQIEVSLKFEFFASNNQAEYKALIAGLKLAKEVDATKVVVFSDSQIVTSQINGEYQAKDPNMKRYLEKTLEYLRQFPETEVDTASKTQQKYRIIDEWINNIRHGRVEDAVLKPIAVCGS; from the exons atggagagattcaacaaagcgtGCTTGGAGATTCAAGACTTGCCTACTAAGGCGGTGATAATGGGACTCGTGAATGCTCTCCGAGAAGGACCTTCCtctcagtccatatcaaaaagacatcCGACTTCCTTGAACGATATACAGGAgcgagctgaaaagtacatcaacatggaagaaaatgccaGGTTACGAGAACCGAACTGGCGACTTGGGAACCCTCACCAATCAAAGAAAAAGGAGAGGGAGcccaagaggaaagaagaagtcggacccaAGACACCCAGAAGGTGTCACAACAACACCCCGTTGAGGGCCTCCCTTGTAGATGTATACAGGAAAATTTGCCACACCGAGAAGCTCCCTTCCCACCCCTACCCCCGCATGGAAGTCGTAATAA GCAGAATAACCCTAAATCAGCTAGGAGCGGTCATCTCAACCCCTCATCTTTGTATGAAGTTTCCAACAACGGAAGGGATTGCTACCATCGAGGAAGATCAGAAGTTGGCAAGGAAGTGTTATAATGAAAGCTTGAACCTAAGGGATAAAGGCAAGGATGTCAATACAATTGAACTCGGAGGAGTCCGAGTAAGGAAAGAGTTACGGCCACAACTCGGAGGAAAACCGGAAGAAGTCCAAATTGGGCAAAAG AATGGGAAGTGGAAGATGTGTATCGACTATACCGACCTCCACAAAGCATGTCCAAAGGACCCATATCCTCTACCCAACATTGACGCCATAGTGGATTCTAACTTGGGGTATCAATATTTATCATTTATGGATGCTTACTCAGACTACAATCAGATCCCAATGTATAAATCGGATCAAAAGATAACATCTTTCATCACACCCAAGGCAAACTATTGGTACGTGGtgatgccatttggattaaaaaatgcaggggACGCCTATCAAATGTTCATGAATAAGGTGTTTTCACCTCACCTCGGAAGCCTGATGAAATTATATGTAGATGATATGTTAGTACAGATCAAGGACGAAACCAGTCTCCTGACCGACCCCTCACAAGTCTTTGGTACCATAAGGAAGcatgggatgaggctaaatcccaCCAAGTGCACCTTTGCGGTGCAAgctggaaaatttctaggattcatgctaacacaaaagGGGATTGAAGCTAACCTCGACAAGTGCAAAGCAATCCTAAATTCTTGTTTAAAGAAAGTCCAGCAGCTGAATGTCCGACTTGCGGCTTTATCTAGATTCTTGGTaggatcagcattaagatccctACCACTTTTTTCATTACTTAGAAAAGGAtgtcagttcgaatggactcctgaaCGTGAAGAGGcctttcaaaagttcaaaatattTTTGAGCCAATTTCCCATCCTTACTTGGCCAAAGGCCGGGGAAGAACTTGTATTATATTTAGTTGTCGCTGAGAAGGCCATGGCGTCAGCAATAATACGAGAAGATGAGGTCGGACAACATCCCATCTACTTCACTAGCAAGGTGCTACAAGGTTCTGAATTAAGGTACCAAAAACTTGAGAAGTTTGCATATGCCTTAATTGTAGCAGCCAGAAGGCTTCGACCTTATTTCCAAGCTCATACTATAAGAGTCCAGACGAACCAGCCGATGAAGCAGATCCTTCATAAAACGGATATTGCAGCTAGAATGATTCAATGGGCCATAGAGTTGTCCAAGTTCGATTTAAAGTACGAAACTCAGACAGCAATTAAAGCTCAATGCTTTACCGACTTCATAGCAGAATATACAGGCGATCACATAGAGGCCTCCACGACTTGGGAGCTATATGTGGACGGATCATCCAATAAAGTTGGAAGTGGAGTGGGCATAATATTGGTCAATCAAGAGGGAACTCAAATAGAAGTATCCCTGAAATTTGAGTTTTTCGCCTCtaataaccaagcagaatataAAGCTCTGATAGCGGGACTAAAGTTGGCCAAAGAAGTTGACGCAACTAAAGTGGTAGTCTTCAGTGACTCCCAGATAGTGACTTCTCAAATTAATGGAGAGTACCAGGCAAAGGACcccaatatgaaaaggtacttggaaaaaactttaGAGTACCTTAGGCAATTCCCAGAAACTGAG